Below is a genomic region from Isosphaeraceae bacterium EP7.
CCAATCGGGCTTCCGGCCGGCATCACGCTGGCGGCGCCGGCGGCCTTGAGGCGGCGGGCCATCACGGGATCGTCGCTGGTGTAGCAGAGCACCTGGAAGCCTTCGGCCACGAGAACTTCGGTCGCCTCCAGGGTCGCCAGGGGGTCGGGCAGGAGGGTCCTGGTGTCGGCCAGGACTTCGAGCTTGACCCAGTCGGCCCCGGGGTTTCCCAGGTTCGTCAGCAGTTCACGGCCCAGCCTTGCGGTACGCAGGGCGTCCTCGGCGTTGAAGCAGCCGGCCGTGTTGGGCAGGATCGTGTACCGTTTGGGATCGAGGAACTCGAGCAGGCTCCGCCCTTCGCGGTCGAAGAGGCGTTCGCGCCTCACGGCAACCGTGACCACCTCGCAGCCGCTGAGCGCTAGGCAGTCGCGCATCAGCTCCAGGGTGGCGTACTTGCCAGTCCCGACCAGAAGACGGCTGCGGAATGAGTGCGTGCCGATCACCAGGGGGGGGGCCTCGGGCAGCCCGCCCAGCTCGTCTCCCGATCCGCCACCAACCAGGGTGACGATCTCGACGACATCCCCGCCGGTCAGGGCGACCTCGGCATGGCGTGCCCTGGGGACGATGTCGCGGTTTCGCTCCACGGCCACTTGCTCGGGCTTCACGCCCAGCGACCGGACGAGATCGGCGACGCTCGATGGATCCGGGACTTCACGCCGCTGGCCATTCAGGGTGATGATCACTGTTCGCCCGTCTACCCGCCCGGACCGCCGCCCGCCGGCTCCGGCCCGACCTCGGGCCCGCCTCGTGCGTCGCGTTCGCCAGTCGCCATGGTAAATATGCGCCCACCATGCGGTCAAGCGGCCCCGTTCACGAACCGTCAGTCGCGGCCGCCCTAAGTCGCTGCCGCTCGAGAACCTCGAGGTTGCAGGCCAGGCCGCTGTAGAAGATGTAAATGATGCCGAGCTCCCAGGTCAGGAAGACGCTCAGCCAGGTGACAGTCCCGACGATACTTGCCGCG
It encodes:
- the thiS gene encoding sulfur carrier protein ThiS translates to MIITLNGQRREVPDPSSVADLVRSLGVKPEQVAVERNRDIVPRARHAEVALTGGDVVEIVTLVGGGSGDELGGLPEAPPLVIGTHSFRSRLLVGTGKYATLELMRDCLALSGCEVVTVAVRRERLFDREGRSLLEFLDPKRYTILPNTAGCFNAEDALRTARLGRELLTNLGNPGADWVKLEVLADTRTLLPDPLATLEATEVLVAEGFQVLCYTSDDPVMARRLKAAGAASVMPAGSPIGSGQGVLNPNNIRIILEDLKGDDPTYPVIIDAGVGTASDVAFAMELGCDGVLLNTGIAGAADPARMAVAMRLAVEAGRLASGAGRIARKLYATASSPIDGRVGT